One genomic segment of Kocuria rhizophila DC2201 includes these proteins:
- a CDS encoding DUF485 domain-containing protein has protein sequence MASSSSADPNGSPATLGIDFPAVQRSEQFQRLRRTHRSFVFPLAVAFLVWYLLYVVLAIYAPGFMSTRVLGNINLGLILGLLQFVTTFGITAAYVAFANRSLDPQATALREELEASQIHRPDTHEEVRP, from the coding sequence ATGGCGTCATCGTCCTCTGCCGATCCCAACGGGTCCCCTGCGACCCTCGGCATCGACTTCCCCGCGGTCCAGCGCTCGGAGCAGTTCCAGCGCCTGCGCAGGACCCACCGATCCTTCGTCTTCCCCCTGGCCGTGGCGTTCCTGGTCTGGTACCTGCTCTACGTGGTGCTGGCCATCTACGCCCCGGGCTTCATGTCCACCAGGGTGCTCGGCAACATCAACCTGGGCCTGATCCTCGGCCTGCTGCAGTTCGTCACCACCTTCGGCATCACCGCGGCGTACGTCGCGTTCGCCAACCGCTCCCTCGACCCGCAGGCCACGGCGCTGCGCGAGGAGCTGGAGGCTTCCCAGATCCACCGGCCCGACACCCACGAGGAGGTCCGGCCATGA
- the frr gene encoding ribosome recycling factor, translating to MISDVLSDATTRMGKAVDAAKTDFSTVRTGRANPALFSSLLVAYYGTPTPLQQLASFQTPEARTLLITPYDRSALNDIEKALRDSDIGANPANDGNVIRVVMPELTEERRKEYVKIVHGKAEDARVSVRNVRRHAKEAIEKLVKDGDVGEDDGKRGEKDLDAATKKHIDQVDELLKNKEAELLGA from the coding sequence GTGATTTCAGATGTCCTCTCGGATGCCACCACCAGGATGGGTAAGGCGGTGGACGCGGCGAAGACCGACTTCTCCACGGTGCGCACCGGCCGCGCGAACCCGGCCCTGTTCTCGAGCCTGCTCGTGGCGTACTACGGCACGCCCACCCCGCTGCAGCAGCTCGCGTCCTTCCAGACCCCGGAGGCCCGCACCCTGCTGATCACCCCCTACGACCGCAGCGCGCTCAACGACATCGAGAAGGCCCTGCGGGACTCGGACATCGGCGCCAACCCGGCCAACGACGGCAACGTGATCCGCGTGGTCATGCCCGAGCTCACCGAGGAGCGCCGCAAGGAGTACGTGAAGATCGTCCACGGCAAGGCCGAGGACGCCCGCGTGTCCGTGCGCAACGTGCGCCGCCACGCCAAGGAGGCCATCGAGAAGCTCGTCAAGGACGGGGACGTGGGCGAGGACGACGGCAAGCGGGGCGAGAAGGACCTCGACGCCGCCACCAAGAAGCACATCGACCAGGTGGACGAGCTGCTCAAGAACAAGGAAGCCGAACTGCTCGGCGCCTGA
- the dxr gene encoding 1-deoxy-D-xylulose-5-phosphate reductoisomerase: MTSPRTMTPDLDRATSAAPRRLVILGSTGSIGTQALDVVERAADLARPESDAQHPPFEVLALAAGAGNLELLARQAVRFRVAAVGTSGTADDAARLGELLADAARAASSPVPEVLHGERAATELAAWDGADLVLNGITGSIGLAPTLAALGAGHRVALANKESLIAGGPLVTAAAAGTGLTNALIPVDSEHSAIAQALRSGTAAEVERLVLTASGGPFRGMSRAQLAHVTPEQALRHPTWDMGAMVTTNSATMVNKALEVLEASLLFDVPLDRIDVTVHPQSVVHSMVQFVDGSTLAQASPPDMRLPIALGLAWPHRVPGAAAACDWTRAAEWTFEPLDAEAFPAVELMKHAGALGGTWPAVFNAANEQAVHAFHRGALGFLQIVELVASVVDEHTGVREPSLEDVLEAERWARARADERIVRG; this comes from the coding sequence ATGACTTCCCCACGGACCATGACCCCCGATCTCGACCGCGCCACGAGTGCCGCGCCCCGGCGGCTGGTGATCCTGGGCTCCACGGGGTCCATCGGCACGCAGGCGCTCGACGTCGTGGAACGGGCCGCGGACCTCGCACGGCCGGAGTCGGACGCCCAGCACCCGCCGTTCGAGGTCCTCGCGCTGGCGGCGGGCGCGGGCAACCTGGAGCTGCTCGCGCGGCAGGCCGTGCGCTTCCGCGTGGCCGCGGTGGGCACGAGCGGCACCGCGGACGACGCCGCGCGGCTGGGTGAGCTGCTCGCGGACGCCGCGCGGGCGGCGTCGTCACCGGTGCCCGAGGTGCTGCACGGCGAGCGCGCCGCCACGGAGCTCGCCGCGTGGGACGGCGCCGACCTGGTGCTCAACGGCATCACCGGCAGCATCGGGCTCGCGCCCACCCTGGCCGCGCTGGGGGCGGGGCACCGGGTGGCGCTGGCCAACAAGGAGTCGCTGATCGCGGGCGGTCCGCTCGTCACGGCGGCCGCTGCGGGCACGGGCCTCACGAACGCTCTGATCCCCGTGGATTCCGAGCACTCCGCGATCGCGCAGGCGCTGCGCTCGGGCACGGCGGCGGAGGTGGAACGCCTCGTGCTCACGGCCTCGGGAGGCCCGTTCCGGGGGATGAGCCGCGCGCAGCTCGCGCACGTGACGCCGGAGCAGGCGCTGCGCCACCCCACGTGGGACATGGGTGCCATGGTCACCACCAACTCCGCCACCATGGTCAACAAGGCGCTCGAGGTACTCGAGGCGTCCCTGCTGTTCGACGTGCCCCTCGACCGGATCGACGTGACCGTGCACCCGCAGTCGGTGGTGCACTCGATGGTGCAGTTCGTGGACGGCTCCACCCTGGCCCAGGCCTCGCCCCCGGACATGCGGCTGCCCATCGCCCTGGGCCTCGCGTGGCCGCACCGCGTCCCGGGGGCCGCCGCGGCGTGCGACTGGACCCGTGCCGCCGAGTGGACGTTCGAGCCGCTCGACGCCGAAGCGTTCCCCGCGGTCGAGCTCATGAAGCACGCGGGGGCCCTCGGAGGCACATGGCCCGCGGTCTTCAACGCCGCGAACGAGCAGGCGGTCCACGCGTTCCACCGCGGCGCGCTCGGCTTCCTCCAGATCGTGGAGCTCGTGGCGAGCGTGGTGGACGAGCACACCGGTGTGCGCGAGCCCTCCCTCGAGGACGTGCTGGAGGCCGAGCGGTGGGCCCGCGCCCGGGCCGACGAGCGGATCGTCCGGGGATAG
- a CDS encoding phosphatidate cytidylyltransferase, protein MASPESTPDHAPGAPAAPENPAAPAHPSTGTEPLTTGSLPHALARPFQRSAEHKTPSRAGRNLPAAVAVAVVLIGALVTGLFFVPLVLALLAGAAAGIGVWEIARSLTYRGVQIPKVPAVIAAVVMPLAAFFGGAEALSMALVLAVTLVVVWRAFGPRRGMMLSMMGSVFALVWASFLLSTAVLLYHSPDGPQKVLTVILLAVSSDTFGYAVGVVWGKHPMAPRISPKKSWEGFAGSVGGAVVVGVLCATLLLGIPWWQGAVLAVAIVAVATVGDFSESMIKREIGIKDMGTLLPGHGGVMDRIDSILFAVITGYVIFELFTALA, encoded by the coding sequence ATGGCATCGCCCGAGTCCACCCCCGACCACGCACCCGGCGCCCCCGCGGCCCCGGAGAATCCCGCTGCCCCCGCGCACCCGAGCACCGGCACCGAGCCCCTGACCACGGGCTCGCTGCCCCACGCCCTCGCGCGGCCGTTCCAGCGCAGCGCCGAGCACAAGACACCCTCGCGGGCGGGGCGCAACCTCCCGGCGGCCGTGGCGGTGGCGGTCGTGCTCATCGGCGCGCTCGTCACGGGGCTGTTCTTCGTCCCGCTCGTGCTCGCGCTGCTCGCGGGCGCGGCGGCCGGAATCGGCGTGTGGGAGATCGCGCGCTCCCTCACCTACAGGGGGGTGCAGATCCCCAAGGTGCCCGCGGTGATTGCCGCGGTGGTCATGCCGCTCGCGGCGTTCTTCGGGGGAGCGGAGGCGCTGTCCATGGCGCTCGTGCTCGCCGTGACCCTCGTGGTGGTGTGGCGGGCGTTCGGCCCGCGCCGGGGCATGATGCTGTCCATGATGGGCTCGGTGTTCGCCCTCGTCTGGGCGTCCTTCCTGCTCTCCACCGCGGTGCTGCTGTACCACTCGCCGGACGGGCCCCAGAAGGTCCTGACGGTGATCCTGCTGGCCGTCAGCTCGGACACGTTCGGCTACGCCGTGGGAGTCGTGTGGGGCAAGCACCCCATGGCACCCAGGATCTCCCCGAAGAAGTCCTGGGAGGGCTTCGCCGGCTCCGTGGGCGGCGCAGTGGTCGTGGGCGTCCTGTGCGCCACCCTGCTGCTCGGCATCCCGTGGTGGCAGGGCGCGGTGCTGGCCGTGGCGATCGTGGCGGTGGCCACGGTGGGGGACTTCTCCGAGTCCATGATCAAGCGCGAGATCGGCATCAAGGACATGGGCACCCTGCTGCCCGGCCACGGCGGGGTGATGGACCGCATCGACTCCATCCTGTTCGCGGTGATCACCGGGTACGTGATCTTCGAGCTGTTCACCGCGCTGGCATGA
- a CDS encoding solute symporter family protein: protein MIAVPTVSLPAVHLAETSSATVGNPAINISIFLGFVLVTLVVVIRASKSTATAADYYAGGRSFSGTQNGLAIAGDYLSAASFLGIVGAIALQGYDGFLYSIGFFVAWLVALLLIAEPLRNTGKFTMADVLSFRLRQRPVRVAASISTLAVTFFYLLAQMAGAGALVSLLLGISSKAGQSLVIVIVGVIMIVYVLVGGMKGTTWVQIIKACLLVTGVAVMTVWILAMFGFNLSSIMGAAVETNNNPAMLEPGLKYGVSEISKLDFISLGLALVLGAAGLPHVLMRFYTVPTAKEARKSVVWAITLIGLFYLFTLVLGFGAAALIGAERIKGAPGGVNSAVPLLAFELGGSVLMGLIAAVAFATILAVVAGLAITASASFAHDIYTSVIKKGNSDPRQELRVAKATVVVIGVISIAGGIGAQGQNVAFLVALAFAVAASANLPTILYSLYWKGFTTRGAVLSMYGGLILSVVLIVFSPVMSGSETSMIPGADFAIYPLSNPGIISIPASFLLGFLGSVTERRREDPVKQSEMEVRSLTGVGAEKAVSH from the coding sequence ATGATCGCCGTTCCCACCGTCTCCCTGCCCGCGGTGCACCTCGCGGAGACGTCCTCCGCCACGGTGGGCAACCCCGCGATCAACATCTCCATATTTCTGGGCTTCGTGCTCGTGACTCTCGTGGTGGTGATCCGCGCCTCGAAGTCCACCGCCACCGCGGCGGACTACTACGCGGGCGGCCGCTCGTTCTCCGGGACCCAGAACGGCCTGGCCATCGCCGGCGACTACCTCTCGGCGGCGTCCTTCCTGGGCATCGTGGGGGCCATTGCCCTGCAGGGCTACGACGGGTTCCTGTACTCCATCGGCTTCTTCGTGGCGTGGCTCGTGGCGCTGCTGCTGATTGCCGAGCCGCTGCGCAACACCGGCAAGTTCACCATGGCGGACGTGCTGTCCTTCCGGCTGCGGCAGCGCCCGGTGCGCGTGGCCGCGTCCATCTCCACCCTGGCGGTGACCTTCTTCTACCTGCTCGCGCAGATGGCCGGGGCGGGTGCCCTGGTGTCCCTGCTGCTGGGCATCAGCTCCAAGGCGGGCCAGTCGCTCGTGATCGTGATCGTGGGCGTCATCATGATCGTCTACGTGCTCGTGGGCGGGATGAAGGGCACCACGTGGGTGCAGATCATCAAGGCGTGCCTGCTGGTCACGGGCGTGGCCGTGATGACCGTGTGGATCCTCGCGATGTTCGGGTTCAACCTCTCGTCCATCATGGGTGCCGCGGTGGAGACCAACAACAACCCTGCGATGCTCGAGCCCGGACTGAAGTACGGCGTGAGCGAGATCTCCAAGCTGGACTTCATCTCGCTGGGCCTCGCGCTCGTGCTCGGCGCGGCGGGGCTGCCCCACGTGCTCATGCGCTTCTACACGGTGCCCACAGCCAAAGAGGCCCGCAAGTCCGTGGTCTGGGCGATCACCCTGATCGGCCTGTTCTACCTGTTCACCCTGGTGCTGGGCTTCGGTGCGGCCGCGCTGATCGGCGCGGAGCGCATCAAGGGCGCCCCCGGCGGGGTGAACTCGGCGGTGCCGCTGCTCGCGTTCGAGCTGGGCGGTTCCGTGCTCATGGGGCTGATCGCGGCCGTGGCGTTCGCCACCATCCTGGCCGTGGTTGCCGGGCTGGCCATCACGGCGTCGGCGTCCTTCGCGCACGACATCTACACGTCCGTGATCAAGAAGGGGAACTCGGACCCCCGCCAGGAGCTGCGCGTGGCCAAGGCCACCGTGGTGGTCATCGGTGTGATCTCGATCGCCGGCGGCATCGGGGCTCAGGGCCAGAACGTGGCGTTCCTGGTGGCGCTGGCCTTCGCGGTGGCGGCCTCTGCCAACCTGCCCACCATTCTGTACTCCCTGTACTGGAAGGGCTTCACCACCCGCGGGGCGGTGCTGTCCATGTACGGCGGGCTGATCCTGTCCGTGGTGCTGATCGTCTTCTCGCCGGTGATGTCCGGATCGGAGACCTCCATGATCCCCGGTGCGGACTTCGCCATCTACCCGCTGTCCAACCCGGGCATCATCTCGATCCCGGCGTCATTCCTGCTGGGCTTCCTGGGCTCGGTCACGGAACGCCGCCGCGAGGACCCGGTCAAGCAGTCCGAGATGGAGGTGCGCTCGCTCACAGGTGTGGGTGCAGAGAAGGCGGTCTCGCACTGA
- a CDS encoding GlsB/YeaQ/YmgE family stress response membrane protein, whose amino-acid sequence MLEQRKLEVENMGIFSWIILGLIAGALAKLILPGKQGGGIIVTIILGIVGAFLGGWLGSFIPGLHAGIDKISIGTIITSVIGAIIVLLIYGFVVNRRR is encoded by the coding sequence ATGCTTGAGCAACGAAAACTTGAGGTGGAGAACATGGGCATTTTTAGCTGGATCATCCTCGGCCTGATCGCTGGCGCTCTCGCCAAGCTGATCCTGCCGGGCAAGCAGGGTGGTGGGATCATCGTCACCATCATCCTGGGCATCGTGGGCGCGTTCCTCGGTGGCTGGCTGGGCTCCTTCATCCCGGGCCTGCACGCCGGTATCGACAAGATCAGCATCGGCACCATCATCACGTCCGTGATCGGCGCGATCATCGTGCTGCTGATCTACGGCTTCGTGGTCAACCGCCGCCGCTGA
- a CDS encoding methionine ABC transporter ATP-binding protein, translated as MSPASTADALVRFKDVSKVFTTGSRRRPRTVTAVDSVNLEIRRGEVFAVIGYSGAGKSTLVRLINGLEPVTSGSLEVAGQRVDGRSETQLAPVRRDIGMIFQQFNLFTSRTVAGNIEYPLRRAGWKAEDRKARVAELLEFVGLTERAGNYPEQLSGGQKQRVGIARALATSPELLLADESTSALDPETTQEVLGLLRRVNRELGITIVLITHEMDVVRAVADRVAVMDGGRVVETGTTAEVFAHPQAETTRRFVSSVMRTVPREDELAKLRSEHPGRLVLVDVADRNRIGTALSEAARDGVSFEIAFGGISILQSHTFGTLTLSLDGPEDAVSRAVEALRAVTTVQEVSE; from the coding sequence GTGAGCCCAGCCTCCACGGCGGACGCACTGGTCAGATTCAAGGACGTCAGCAAGGTCTTCACCACCGGGTCCCGGCGGCGACCCCGCACGGTGACCGCGGTGGACTCCGTGAACCTGGAGATCCGCCGCGGTGAGGTCTTCGCGGTGATCGGGTACTCCGGGGCCGGCAAGTCCACCCTCGTGCGGCTCATCAACGGCCTGGAACCGGTGACCTCCGGGTCCCTGGAAGTGGCGGGGCAGCGCGTGGACGGCCGCTCCGAGACCCAGCTGGCTCCCGTCCGGCGGGACATCGGCATGATCTTCCAGCAGTTCAACCTGTTCACCTCGCGCACCGTGGCGGGCAACATCGAGTACCCGCTCAGGCGCGCCGGGTGGAAGGCGGAGGACCGGAAGGCCCGCGTGGCCGAGCTGCTCGAGTTCGTGGGCCTCACCGAGCGCGCGGGCAACTACCCCGAGCAGCTCTCGGGCGGGCAGAAGCAGCGCGTGGGCATTGCGCGCGCGCTCGCCACCAGCCCCGAGCTGCTGCTCGCGGACGAGTCCACGTCCGCCCTGGACCCCGAGACCACGCAGGAGGTGCTCGGGCTGCTGCGCCGCGTCAACCGCGAGCTCGGGATCACCATCGTGCTGATCACCCACGAGATGGACGTGGTGCGTGCCGTCGCGGACCGCGTGGCCGTGATGGACGGCGGGCGCGTCGTCGAGACCGGGACCACTGCGGAGGTCTTCGCGCACCCGCAGGCGGAGACCACCCGCAGGTTCGTGTCCTCCGTGATGCGCACCGTGCCCCGGGAGGACGAGCTCGCGAAGCTCCGCTCCGAGCACCCGGGCCGCCTCGTGCTCGTGGACGTCGCGGACCGCAACAGGATCGGGACGGCGCTGTCCGAGGCCGCGCGCGACGGCGTGAGCTTCGAGATCGCCTTCGGCGGGATCTCCATCCTGCAGTCACACACGTTCGGAACGCTCACGCTGTCCCTCGACGGACCCGAGGATGCCGTGTCCCGGGCCGTCGAGGCGCTGCGGGCGGTCACCACGGTCCAGGAGGTGTCCGAGTAA
- the tsf gene encoding translation elongation factor Ts, with product MANYTAADIKALRERTGAGMLDVKKALDEADGDAQKAQEIIRVKGLKGVTKREGRSTAEGIVLARTENNVGYMVEVNSETDFVAKSAPFVEFGNKVLDAAVAADAADLDALLAAEVDGKPISELVTETGALLGEKVVVRRVARVAGDHVAVYLHKTSKDLPAQVGVLLAVSGADAETAAHDVAVHIAAMSPAFLSEEDVPAETVENEKRVAEETARNEGKPEKIIPNIVQGRLKGYYKDVVLVDQDFAKDSKKSVGQVLSEAGATATAFARFRVGA from the coding sequence ATGGCGAACTACACCGCTGCTGACATCAAGGCCCTGCGCGAGCGCACGGGCGCCGGCATGCTGGACGTCAAGAAGGCCCTGGACGAGGCCGACGGCGACGCCCAGAAGGCCCAGGAGATCATCCGCGTCAAGGGTCTCAAGGGCGTGACCAAGCGCGAGGGCCGCTCCACCGCGGAGGGCATCGTGCTCGCCCGCACGGAGAACAACGTGGGCTACATGGTCGAGGTCAACTCCGAGACCGACTTCGTGGCCAAGTCCGCTCCCTTCGTGGAGTTCGGCAACAAGGTGCTCGACGCCGCCGTGGCCGCCGACGCCGCGGACCTGGACGCCCTGCTCGCCGCCGAAGTGGACGGCAAGCCCATCTCCGAGCTCGTCACCGAGACCGGTGCGCTGCTGGGCGAGAAGGTCGTCGTGCGTCGCGTGGCCCGCGTGGCCGGCGACCACGTGGCCGTGTACCTGCACAAGACCTCCAAGGACCTCCCCGCCCAGGTGGGTGTCCTGCTGGCCGTGTCCGGTGCCGACGCCGAGACCGCAGCCCACGACGTCGCCGTGCACATCGCCGCGATGTCCCCGGCCTTCCTTTCCGAGGAGGATGTTCCCGCCGAGACGGTCGAGAACGAGAAGCGTGTGGCCGAAGAGACCGCCCGCAACGAGGGCAAGCCCGAGAAGATCATCCCGAACATCGTCCAGGGCCGCCTCAAGGGCTACTACAAGGACGTCGTGCTCGTGGACCAGGACTTCGCCAAGGACTCCAAGAAGTCCGTGGGCCAGGTGCTCTCCGAGGCCGGCGCCACCGCCACCGCGTTCGCGCGGTTCCGCGTGGGCGCCTGA
- a CDS encoding MetQ/NlpA family ABC transporter substrate-binding protein, with translation MRSKRLLPVVLATTLGLTLTACGGGSENTDPTADGKITIGIVGATPVQDAFKEVAAKNDVTVEFVDFSDYSQPNPALKSGDIDMNWFQHIAYLADYNNSSGDTITPVGSTSIFPLGLYSKTAKSVSELKQGDEIAVPNDSINLSRSLNLLQQQGLVSFTKDTIAPTEQDIDKEKSKVTVRPVSAEQTVLSMDSVAGSVVNNDFLDRANLDPKNALAQDDPTADSAKVYDNLFAATEANADNETLKKVAGFYYDDKVQEAEKKETKGTAVPTRVDQQELKDLLARYSTDLKEQSK, from the coding sequence GTGCGAAGCAAACGACTGCTCCCCGTAGTACTGGCCACCACCCTGGGCCTGACCCTCACCGCGTGCGGCGGCGGCTCCGAGAACACCGACCCTACCGCCGACGGCAAGATCACCATCGGCATCGTGGGTGCCACGCCCGTCCAGGACGCGTTCAAAGAGGTGGCCGCGAAGAACGACGTGACCGTTGAGTTCGTGGACTTCAGCGACTACAGCCAGCCGAACCCCGCCCTGAAGAGCGGGGACATCGACATGAACTGGTTCCAGCACATCGCCTACCTCGCGGACTACAACAACAGCTCCGGGGACACCATCACGCCCGTGGGCTCCACGTCCATCTTCCCGCTGGGGCTGTACTCCAAGACCGCGAAGTCCGTGTCCGAGCTCAAGCAGGGGGACGAGATCGCCGTCCCCAACGACTCGATCAACCTCTCGCGCTCCCTGAACCTGCTCCAGCAGCAGGGCCTGGTCTCCTTCACCAAGGACACGATCGCACCCACCGAGCAGGACATCGACAAGGAGAAGTCCAAGGTCACGGTCCGCCCGGTCTCCGCCGAGCAGACCGTGCTGTCCATGGACTCCGTGGCCGGCTCCGTGGTGAACAACGACTTCCTGGACCGCGCGAACCTCGACCCGAAGAACGCCCTCGCCCAGGACGACCCCACGGCGGACAGCGCCAAGGTCTACGACAACCTCTTCGCCGCGACCGAGGCGAACGCGGACAACGAGACGCTGAAGAAGGTCGCGGGCTTCTACTACGACGACAAGGTCCAGGAGGCCGAGAAGAAGGAGACCAAGGGCACCGCGGTTCCCACCCGGGTGGACCAGCAGGAGCTCAAGGACCTGCTGGCCCGCTACTCCACCGACCTCAAGGAGCAGAGCAAGTGA
- a CDS encoding methionine ABC transporter permease has product MNWSTLGPQLLQATGQTLYMVTVTLVLAGLIGLAVGVGLYVTRRGNILQNGVVFTVLNLLVNFVRPIPFIILLAALGKVTEEVVGSRLGPNAAIFAMTIGATFAVARIVEQNLMTVDPGVVEAARSMGVSRWRIITTVILPEALGPLVLGYTFLVIGITDMSAMAGAIGAGGLGDFALRLGYQRFNDEVTWAAVIVIIVLVQLVQFFGNWLARRIMRR; this is encoded by the coding sequence ATGAACTGGTCGACTCTCGGCCCGCAGTTGCTCCAGGCAACCGGGCAGACGCTGTACATGGTCACCGTGACCCTCGTCCTCGCCGGACTCATCGGCCTGGCCGTGGGCGTGGGGCTCTACGTGACCCGCCGGGGCAACATCCTGCAGAACGGCGTGGTGTTCACCGTGCTGAACCTGCTGGTGAACTTCGTGCGCCCCATCCCGTTCATCATCCTGCTGGCCGCCCTCGGCAAGGTCACGGAGGAGGTCGTCGGGTCCCGCCTGGGGCCCAACGCGGCGATCTTCGCCATGACCATCGGCGCCACCTTCGCGGTGGCACGGATCGTCGAGCAGAACCTCATGACGGTGGATCCGGGGGTGGTCGAGGCCGCCCGCTCCATGGGGGTGTCACGCTGGCGGATCATCACCACGGTGATCCTCCCCGAGGCCCTCGGCCCCCTGGTGCTGGGCTACACGTTCCTGGTGATCGGCATCACGGACATGTCGGCCATGGCCGGCGCGATCGGTGCCGGCGGACTGGGCGACTTCGCGCTGCGCCTGGGCTACCAGCGGTTCAACGACGAGGTCACGTGGGCCGCGGTGATCGTGATCATCGTGCTGGTCCAGCTCGTGCAGTTCTTCGGCAACTGGCTCGCGCGCCGGATCATGCGCCGCTGA
- the pyrH gene encoding UMP kinase — MSREARRAEPARRRVLLKLSGEVFGGGSVGVDTTVVRQIAEQIAATVGRVETSIVVGGGNFFRGAELSQAGMDRSRADYMGMLGTVMNCLALQDFLEQCGVDTRVQSAIKMEQVAETYIPRRAIRHMEKDRVVIFGAGAGLPYFSTDTVAAQRALEVHATEVLMAKNGVDGVYTADPRKDPDAQRLASLTYDEALSRDIRVMDQTAFALCRDNNVTMRVFGMEGTGNVTRAVLGEEIGTLVTP; from the coding sequence ATGAGCCGGGAGGCCCGCCGGGCCGAGCCCGCCCGCCGCAGGGTCCTGCTCAAGCTCTCGGGCGAGGTCTTCGGTGGCGGCAGCGTGGGCGTGGACACCACCGTGGTGCGCCAGATCGCGGAGCAGATCGCGGCCACCGTGGGCCGCGTGGAGACGTCCATCGTGGTGGGCGGGGGCAACTTCTTCCGCGGCGCGGAGCTCTCCCAGGCCGGGATGGACCGCTCGCGTGCGGACTACATGGGCATGCTCGGCACGGTGATGAACTGCCTGGCGCTGCAGGACTTCCTGGAGCAGTGCGGCGTGGACACCCGCGTGCAGTCCGCCATCAAGATGGAGCAGGTGGCCGAGACCTACATCCCGCGCCGCGCCATCCGCCACATGGAGAAGGACCGCGTGGTGATCTTCGGTGCCGGTGCGGGCCTGCCCTACTTCTCCACGGACACCGTGGCCGCCCAGCGCGCCCTGGAGGTCCACGCCACCGAGGTGCTCATGGCCAAGAACGGCGTGGACGGCGTGTACACCGCGGATCCCCGCAAGGACCCTGACGCCCAGCGTCTCGCGAGCCTCACCTACGACGAGGCGCTGTCCCGCGACATCCGCGTGATGGACCAGACCGCGTTCGCCCTGTGCCGGGACAACAACGTGACCATGCGCGTGTTCGGCATGGAGGGTACGGGCAACGTGACCCGCGCCGTCCTGGGCGAGGAGATCGGCACCCTCGTCACCCCCTGA
- the ispG gene encoding flavodoxin-dependent (E)-4-hydroxy-3-methylbut-2-enyl-diphosphate synthase, whose protein sequence is MTSVNLGMPAAPQPVLSPRRKTRQIRVGSVGVGSDSPISVQSMTTTPTTNINATLQQIAELNAAGCDIVRVACPSQDDADALPIIAKKSPIPVIADIHFQPKYVYAAIDAGCAGVRVNPGNIRKFDDQIEGISRAAEAAGVSIRIGVNAGSLDKRLLEKYGKATPEALMESAVWEASLFEQHDFHDFKISVKHNDPVTMVRAYQLLAERGDWPLHLGVTEAGPALQGTVKSATAFGILLSQGIGDTIRVSLSAPPVEEVKVGNQILQSLGLRPRKLEIVSCPSCGRAQVDVYKLAEEVNEGLAHLTVPLRVAVMGCVVNGPGEAREADLGVASGNGKGQIFVRGEVIKTVPEDQIVETLLAQANEMAESMELDENGQPVEGAPVVTAG, encoded by the coding sequence GTGACCTCGGTCAACCTCGGCATGCCCGCAGCACCCCAGCCCGTCCTGTCCCCGCGGCGCAAGACCCGCCAGATCCGGGTGGGCTCGGTGGGAGTGGGATCCGACTCACCCATCAGCGTGCAGTCGATGACCACCACCCCCACCACCAACATCAACGCCACGCTGCAGCAGATCGCGGAGCTCAACGCCGCGGGCTGCGACATCGTGCGCGTGGCGTGCCCGTCCCAGGACGACGCCGACGCCCTGCCGATCATCGCCAAGAAGTCCCCGATCCCGGTGATCGCGGACATCCACTTCCAGCCCAAGTACGTCTACGCCGCGATCGACGCCGGGTGCGCCGGCGTGCGCGTGAACCCGGGCAACATCCGCAAGTTCGACGACCAGATCGAGGGCATCTCCCGCGCCGCGGAGGCGGCCGGGGTGTCCATCCGGATCGGCGTGAACGCGGGTTCCCTGGACAAGCGGCTGCTCGAGAAGTACGGCAAGGCCACCCCGGAGGCCCTCATGGAGTCCGCCGTGTGGGAGGCCTCCCTGTTCGAGCAGCACGACTTCCACGACTTCAAGATCTCGGTCAAGCACAACGACCCCGTCACCATGGTCCGGGCCTACCAGCTGCTCGCCGAGCGCGGGGACTGGCCCCTGCACCTGGGGGTCACCGAGGCCGGCCCCGCGCTGCAGGGCACGGTCAAGTCCGCCACGGCCTTCGGGATCCTGCTGTCCCAGGGGATCGGGGACACCATCCGCGTGTCCCTCTCCGCCCCTCCGGTGGAGGAGGTCAAGGTGGGCAACCAGATCCTGCAGTCCCTCGGACTGCGCCCGCGCAAGCTCGAGATCGTCTCGTGCCCGTCCTGCGGGCGCGCCCAGGTGGACGTGTACAAGCTCGCGGAGGAGGTCAACGAGGGGCTCGCGCACCTCACCGTGCCGCTGCGCGTGGCCGTGATGGGCTGCGTGGTCAACGGTCCGGGGGAGGCCCGCGAGGCGGACCTCGGCGTGGCCTCGGGCAACGGCAAGGGTCAGATCTTCGTGCGGGGAGAGGTCATCAAGACCGTCCCCGAGGACCAGATCGTGGAGACCCTGCTCGCCCAGGCCAACGAGATGGCCGAGAGCATGGAGCTGGACGAGAACGGTCAGCCCGTGGAGGGCGCTCCGGTCGTGACCGCCGGGTGA